CCCCTGCAGAAAACCCTCAGGGAACACGGTCCTCAAAGAGGTGTATTCCCTTGGTTTTCGCGACGTGGGCGAAGCTGTCATGCCCTTGCTGGAGAATTTCAGGCGCCATGTGCAGCGCATTCTCAATGCCTGGGTGGCGGATACGCCTGTAGAGGTGGAAATGGAATCAGGCCTGACTCCCGTCAGGAGGGGAAAAACCGCATGAATAAAAGTTTATGGGCTGAAATATATAAGGTTTTCAGGACAAGGGACAGGGTTTTTTCTCCATTCAGGGCCTCTGTGGGGGAAGGGGGAGAGAGCTTTGCTTCAGAAAAGGAAAACGATCCTGAAAGGTCAGGACTTTATACCCGTATCCGGGAACCCGGTCCCGATGATCTTGTGCAGGCAAGGTCTGTAATCCGTGAAGCCCTTGAAAATTTGAGGGAGGCCCTTTCCAGGGAGCTTATGGAAAGGGATGTGTATTATATCCTTTTTCCCATTGTGGCCCATCTCGATGAAGGGGTTCAGACCCGCTACATGGATCCTGCCATATCCGGAGGCTGGCCGCCTCTGCAGAGGGAGCTTTTTGATACGGATGCGGCGGGTGTGGTTTTCTACGAGACCCTGGAGGATCTTTTGCTGAAACCCCAGACCCTGCCTGCGATTTTTGAGGTGTATTATTTCTGTCTGAGTGATGGCTTCAATGGCCGTATGGTGAACAATCCGGCAAAAAGACAGGAGTTTATGGAAAGGCTTACCAACCGTATTCCTGTGCCGGAGATGTCTGGATTGTCACATGTCTGGGAAAGGGAGCTGACTCCGGTTGCAGAAGACAGGATTTCCCCCTTTTTGCTTTATGGGGGGTCTCTTTCCTGTCTGATTCTTTTTTATTTTATCCTGAGTTATCTGGGCTCTTACTGGATGGAGATGAATTTTTAAGGGCCGATTCTGTCGGGCTGATTTTCTCCATTCCTTTCAGGATTCCAATGAAAGGGAAAAGCGTTTCACCCACAAAGAGGGTATCTGGAAAATGGATGGGTCAAAGGAGTTGTTTGCCATTGAAAAACTCAGGCGATGCTGGTCCGGGGCCGATGGGGATGCAAAAAAATCAGGGCCTGAATCCTTAATGGAAAAGGCCTTTGATGAAAAAGCCATGCCTGCTGCCATGTTTTCTGATCTTGAAGAAGAGCTTGACCGTCTTTTTTTATCCTTTCCCGGACACCTTG
Above is a genomic segment from Desulfobotulus mexicanus containing:
- a CDS encoding DotU family type IV/VI secretion system protein; the protein is MNKSLWAEIYKVFRTRDRVFSPFRASVGEGGESFASEKENDPERSGLYTRIREPGPDDLVQARSVIREALENLREALSRELMERDVYYILFPIVAHLDEGVQTRYMDPAISGGWPPLQRELFDTDAAGVVFYETLEDLLLKPQTLPAIFEVYYFCLSDGFNGRMVNNPAKRQEFMERLTNRIPVPEMSGLSHVWERELTPVAEDRISPFLLYGGSLSCLILFYFILSYLGSYWMEMNF